Proteins encoded in a region of the Populus alba chromosome 13, ASM523922v2, whole genome shotgun sequence genome:
- the LOC118053547 gene encoding V-type proton ATPase subunit H: MEQAELTTEQVLKRDIPWETYMMTKLISGTDLQLLRRYDNRPESFRAQLLDDDGPAYVRVFVTILRDIFKEETVEYVLALIDEMLAANPKRARLFHDKSLANDDPYEPFLRLLWKGNWFIQEKSCKILALIVSARPKTQDGLLSNGEASNSKSKIITCIDDVLKGLVEWLCAQLKKPSHPSRSIPTAISCLSTLLKEPVVRSLFVRLDGVKLLIPLICPASTQQSIQLLYETSLCVWLLSYYEPAIEYLATSRTLPRLVDVVKSSTKEKVVRVVVLTFKNLLSKGAFGAQMVDLGLPQIVQNLKAQAWSDEDLLEALNQLEEGLKDNIKKLSSFDKYKQEVLLGHLDWSPMHKDPAFWRENITNFEENDFQILRVLITILDTSNDPRALAVACFDLSQFIQNHPAGRVIVTDLKTKERVMKLMNHENAEVTKNALLCIQRLFLGAKYASFLQV, translated from the exons ATGGAGCAGGCCGAACTGACTACGGAGCAG gttcTTAAGAGGGATATCCCATGGGAGACTTACATGATGACAAAGCTAATCTCTGGGACGGATCTTCAACTGTTGAGGCGTTATGATAATAGACCGGAAAGTTTCAGGGCACAATTGCTAGATGAT GATGGTCCAGCTTATGTTCGGGTTTTTGTTACCATTTTACGTGACATTTTTAAGGAAGAAACAGTCGAATATGTTCTGGCTTTGATTGATGAAATGCTTGCAG CAAACCCGAAAAGAGCCAGATTGTTCCATGATAAGTCTCTTGCAAATGATGATCCTTATGAACCTTTCCTA AGATTGCTTTGGAAAGGCAACTGGTTCATACAAGAAAAGAGCTGCAAGATACTTGCTTTGATTGTAAG TGCTAGGCCAAAAACTCAAGATGGCCTTCTTTCAAATGGAGAGGCCTCAAATTCAAAGAGCAAAATTATTACTTGCATTGATGATGTGCTGAAGGGATTGGTTGAATGGCTTTGTGCCCAG CTGAAGAAGCCTTCACATCCTAGTCGTTCCATTCCAACTGCAATCAGTTGTCTATCAACATTGCTTAAGGAGCCTGTGGTCAGATCTTTGTTTGTACGGTTAGATGGCGTGAAGTTGCTGATTCCATTAATTTGTCCAGCATCTACTCAGCAATCCATTCAG CTTCTTTATGAAACTAGTCTCTGTGTCTGGCTACTATCTTACTATGAACCTGCAATTGAGTACTTGGCTACTTCAAGAACCTTGCCGCGACTAGTTGACGTTGTGAAGAGTTCCACAAAAGAGAAG GTTGTCAGAGTGGTTGTCTTGACCTTTAAAAACTTGCTTTCCAAAGGTGCATTTGGTGCTCAGATGGTAGACCTTGGATTGCCACAAATTGTTCAAAATTTGAAAGCACAAGCATGGAGTGATGAG GACCTACTGGAGGCTCTGAACCAACTAGAAGAGGGGTTAAAGGATAACATTAAGAAATTGAGTTCTTTTGACAAGTACAAGCAAGAAGTTCTACTCGGCCATCTTGATTGGTCTCCTATGCACAAAGATCCTGCTTTCTGGCGTGAAAATATAACTAATTTTGAAGAGAATGATTTCCAG ATTCTGAGGGTCCTCATCACAATTTTGGACACATCCAATGATCCAAGAGCCCTGGCTGTTGCTTGCTTTGATCTCTCGCAGTTTATACAGAACCATCCTGCTGGGAGGGTCATAGTGACGGATCTTAAGACCAAGGAAAGGGTGATGAAACTGATGAACCATGAAAATGCAGAAGTTACCAAAAATGCTCTCCTCTGTATTCAAAGGCTCTTTCTAGGTGCGAAGTATGCAAGCTTTCTGCAGGTCTGA